Within Terriglobia bacterium, the genomic segment GGCAGGATTTAATGCGCGTGATCGAACCGATCGCTGGGGAATCGAAAATCAGCCGTTATGAGCCTGTCCAGGATCTCGGCGGTCGAACCGTGGGTTATCGTGTGTGGGTCCGACGTCAATAATTTCGCTGCTCTGAGAACACGAATGAAACGCAAGATCATAACTGCTCTCTTTCTTACAATCCTTTGCACCGTCGCCGTCGCCCAAGCGAATCCACAACTTGAGAGCGTTCTCAATTCCATGGATCGCGCCGCCTCGGACATGAAGACGGTCCAGACCGACTTCGTGTGGGACCAGTACACGGCTGTCGTCAAGGAACACGATTTCCAGGACGGCACGATGTACTTCCGCCGCAACGGCAACAATGTGGAGATGGCAGCAACCATCACGAAACCCGAGATCAAGCACATTCTGTTCACAAACGGCGTGGTGCAGATCTACGAGCCGAAGATCGAGCAGGTGACGAAATACAATGCAGGAAAGAATCGCGATACGTTCGAGAGCTTCCTCGTCCTGGGCTTCGGCGGCCGCGGCCACGACCTGGAGAAATCGTTCGACGTGAAGTACGGCGGACCTGAAACGGTGAGTGGGGTTGCGACCCAGAAGCTTGTGCTTACGCCGAAATCGGAAAAGATTCGCGATATGTTTCAGACGATCACTCTCTGGATCGACCCGGCGCGCGGCATCAGCGTGCAGCAGAAGTTCGAATCTTCAAGCGGTGATTACCGGCTCGCCACGTATAAGAACATCAAAATCAAAGGGAAGCTGCCGGATGACATCTTCAAACTCCACACAACCGGCAAAACCAGGGTGGTGACGCCGCAGGGCTAGCGTCATCGCGACCAGCAGTGTCAACTCGCAATTCGGGTTTTCGCAATTCGCAAAAGCAAATTGTCTTGAATGGCTGATTGCTGGTCGCAGATAGCTCAGAAGTCTCGGCTAGCAACTTTTACAGGATTTTGTGCTCCTGCAGGCGAATTCAGTGGTCAAATTCCAAGCGCGCGGTATACTCACGCTCTATCAGGCAACGGAGTGGGACGTTGCCGGCTTCCAATAGAAGTTCAGGCACTGTAGCTTTTCGAGAGGTTGTTTTGGCCAAAGTATTTGTAATTCCGAGCCGCCCAAATCCGGATCATCTCAAACGCGAGCGCAGCGCCGATCCCGCGTACATCGAAGGGCAGCGGCTGCTAGTTCAGGCTATGAGCTACCTCGTGAAATCCGACCCTGAGTCGAACCGCCCAGCCCTCGAGCTCCTCTCGGAACACGTGCGCACGAAGTTCCGCATGAGCGACTCCCCGTTGAAACCGCAATAGTAATCACCCTGCACGCTGTAAGAGTCCATCATGTGCAGCCACCAGCGACTCGGCGTGCAAAACATCCAGTCCTCCGCGCCCGGTTTGCCTTTCGCTGCTGCCGCCGCGCGTTCCATCTCTTTGCCGTCGCCGCGCAGGGGCTCCGCATTTGCAGGCGGTGAATGGGGCAGTTCTTTGTATCTGCCGGGATTCTCGTATTAATTGCCTATAGCTAATGGCTTCGCGATTTCTTCATCGACCGAATGCTCAGTGCTGAGTGCTGATTGCTGTCCCCATCCCGCCAAATAACGTGCTCCCAGAATGAACAAACACGGGAAGCACTCCAGCGTGTACCGATCTTCCACTTCTCCCATGTAACCCAGCAGCAAGGTTCGAACGAGCATGTACATGAGGAACATTCCGATATACCGCATCTGCGGTCCGCGCAGCATTCCCATTATCGCTGCGGCCACGAACGCAAAATTCAGTAGCATGAGCGCGACCGCCCAGGAAGAGTCGTGGGGATCGACGGAGAAGCGCCACCAGTGAGTGTCGATGGGCAGCATCTCGGTGCGCGGACGCAGCCAGATGTCTGCCACCTTCAGCAGCGGGATGATGACGCGATACTGAATCGGGTGTTCACGAATATGCCGGTCGGCGATGCGCCCGAACGCGGCGTCCACATCGGGTGGAACTTCGTAATGCTCGTTGTAGCGCGCGATCAGTTGTTGGACTTCAGCCTTCTCTTGCGCATCCGCAAACGCCCGCTCGGGAATATTCTCGAATGGTATCGCCTCGCCTGTGACGTGGAACGCCACATCCTCCAGGCTGGAGTAGTCCACGATCCACGTACTCATCCAGCGATCCAGCCCTGCCGGTTCCGTTTCGCCCGGATCCAATGCCGCCGGATTCACCAGTGGCTGGAATACGTGGAACACGCGCCAATTGCGAATCGTCCACGGCACTAGCGGTACCAGTGACACGGCCAGTACCACCACGCCCGCGCGGAAAAGGAATTTCCTCTCACCGGGGATCACCCACATGCGCAGCAGCATGAATAGCCCGATCGATCCCAGCAGCCAGCCCGTATCTGGCCGCAGCAGGATGCCGTATGCGAGCGCCGCGCCGCAGCCCACCATGGGCCCCAATCGCTTTTCGTCGAACGCGATGATCGCGAACAAGAACGCCAGGCTGGTGCAGAAGATCGTCAGCGTCTCTGTCAGAACTGTTCCCGCGTAGTTCGCGGTAAACGGGCAGAAGGCCGCCAGTACAAACGCGATCTTCGCCGCTCGCTCGTTGATGATTCTGCGGGCGATCGCGGCGATGACGAAGCAGGTCGCCGTATCGATGAATGCGTGCAGAATCATCACCGCGCGCCAGTTATCCTGCCCGAAGAACCGAAACATCAGCGCCAGAAAGTACGGATACCCCGGGAGACGTATCAAAGTCGCGTAATAGCTGCCGTTGTCGCCGGACATTCCGTAGACGTGATAATTGAGCAGCGTCCGGGCAATATTCGCGTAGGTGTAGGTATCGCCGGCGGAAAGGCACGGGATGTAAAGGGCAAAATACAGCCGAAACAGCAGGGCCGCCGGTGTCAGGAGCAGGAAGAATCGCGAATTTTTCCGCAGTAACTCGCGCATTAACTCGATGATAAATCTACTTTGGAAGAGAGCGCAGCAGAATTCCCCCCGTTTGGTCCAATTGACGCAATCTATTCAGACACTTAGCATGTAAGTAGTACTTCCCCCCATGTCCAAACCAGTTTTCTTCGATCCAGAGGGCAAACGCAGAAAGCGTATTCGCCGCATTCTCGACGTCCTCGGCGTCTTGTTCACGCTGCTCGCAGTCTTCTTCGTCGTAACCGTCGTCTCCGACTCGGACATAGGGCAAATTCTTTTTCCGGTGCAAAAAAAGTCCTACCACGCGCTGCTGCAGAAAGAGCGGAAACACCCGAAGAAAATCGGCACGCACCGCAAGACCAAAATCGCCCCCTCGCAAGTCGTCCTCAACAAGGACGAAGGCATCCGGGGGGCATTTTATGTCACCTGGGACGCGGCCAGTTTCTCTTCCCTGCGGGAATATATCCACCAGATCGACCTGCTCTATCCCGAGTGGCTTCACGTACTGACACCTGACGGGCGTCTGCAGGCCGTCACCGAGTTGAACCAGCTCTACAACGTCATTGACAAGAATGGCCGACCGCGCGTTGTTGATGACAAGCTAATGCCATATCTCAAGGCCGAGAAGGCCGAGACCGAAGTTTTCCCCATGGTGAACAACTTCGACCCGGTCGCCAGCGTCTGGAAGGAAAACATCGGCTCATTCCTGAGCGACCCGGGGGCGCGCGCCCGTTTCCGCCGGCAACTCACGACATTTCTTGCCAGCGACAAGTATCGCGGCCTCACGCTCGACTTTGAGGCGTTCCCGCTGTCCGCGCAACCCGGCTATCGCGCGCTCATCCAGGAACTCGCGTCCGACCTTCACGCCAGGGGCATGAAACTGTATGTCGCGGTCCCGGCCAACAATGAGGACTTCGACTACTCCTTCATGTCGAAGTATGCCGACGGATTGATCCTGATGAACTACGACCAGCACTATCCCGGATACCCCGGTGGCGTGCCCGGTCCGATTGCCGGTCAGGACTGGTTCATCAACAACCTGAAGGCGGCACTGAAGGTCATCCCGCAGGACAAGATCATTTGCGCTATCGGCAACTACGGTTACGACTGGATCGTCCACAAAGACCAGAAGCCGTTTGACGGGAACGCGCACAACGTTTCCGTGCAGGACGCGTGGCTCGAGGCACACGACTCCGAAGCCGACATCGACTTCGACCCTGACCAGTTGAACCCGCACTTCTCATATCTCGACGAGGACAATACCAAGCACGAGGTCTGGTATCTCGACGCGGTCACCGCACTAAATGAGATGCGCGCCGCACGCCACCTTGGAATCACGACGTTCGCGCTTTGGCGGCTTGGATCCGAAGACCGTGCGCTCTGGCAGATATGGGATAAGCCGATGGATCCGAACGCCGTCGATAAGCTCCGCGTAATGCCACCGGGACAGGATGTCGACCTCGAAGGAGCCGGCGAAGTGCTCCAGATCGAGGCGCAACCATCAGAGGGTAGTCGCGAACTCGACGTAGACAAAGATACCGGCTACGTCACCGACCAGCGCATAACGGAACTTCCGCTGCCCTACCGTCTCGGCGAATACGGCGGCTCCGATAAGAAGAAGGTTGCGATCACCTTCGACGACGGCCCCGATCCACAATGGACTCCGAGGATTCTGGACATACTGAAGAAGGAGCACGCGACAGCGACCTTCTTCATTATCGGCTCTGAGGCTCAGAACAATATGCGCCTGCTTCGTCGCATTTACGACGAAGGCAACGAGATCGGCAACCATACCTTCCTGCATCCGGACATCAGCGACGTCTCGAAAACATACATGAAGGTCGAGTTGAACCTTACCGAGCGCCTCTTCGCCGGCGTGCTTGGCATCAAGACGCGGTTGTTCCGGCCGCCATATTCCATCGACCAGGAGCCTGATACCGAAGACCAGGTTCGTCCGCTCGAACTCACACAGTCGCTCGGATATCTCACGATTGGCGACAAGATCGACCCCAACGACTGGCACGATAATCCGCGGCAGAGCGCCGAGCAGGTCACCGCATCGGTCATGTCGCAGTTGGGTAATGGCAACATCATCCTGCTGCACGATGGCGGTGGAGACCGCTCGCAAACGGTCCGTGCCCTCCCCATGATCATCGAGGGTCTGCGCGCCCGCGGCTACGAAATCGTTCCCGTCTCCGAACTGCTCGGCAAAACTCGCGAACAGGTGATGCCGACCGTAAAGGGTGCTGACCGCTTCTGGGCGCAAATCGACCTCGTTGGATTTCTGCTGGGCAATTTCCTGAACACGCTCATTGTCGCCGTGTTCTTTGTCGGCGATATTCTCATGACCGGGCGGCTCGTCGGTGTAGGCGCGCTGGCCATCTTCGATCGCTTCCGCCGTCGCGGCCAGGGTAAGGCCAGGGATGCGGCAGGCTATGAACCGGATGTCGCGGTTCTCATCCCGGCCTACAACGAAGAAAAAGTAATCGAGCGCACGATACGCGCCGTGCTGGATTCCGATTACACGCGGCTGCGAGCCATTGTCATTGACGACGGGTCCACCGATCGCACGTACGAGGTTGTGAACGACTCGTTCGCTCCGGAAATTGCAGCCGGCCGGGTGACGCTCCTCACACAACCAAACGGCGGCAAGGCGCGCGCTCTCAACTGCGGCCTTCAACACGTGACGGAGGAAATTTTCGTCGGGATCGACGCCGACACCGTCATCGCGCCGGATGCAATCGGTTACCTCGTTCCAAACTTTATCGACCCGAAACTCGGCGCACTGGCCGGCAACGCCAAGGTCGGCAACAAGATCAATCTCTGGACACGCTGGCAGGCGCTGGAGTACATCACAAGCCAGAACTTCGAGCGGCGCGCCCTGAACACTTTCTCTGCCGTGAGCGTCGTGCCCGGCGCAATCGGCGCGTGGCGAACCGAAGCCGTGCGCGAATGTGGCGGGTATCACGTCGATACCGTCGCCGAAGATGCCGATCTCACGATGGCGCTGTTACAGGCCGGATACAAGGTCGAATACGAAGACCGCGCGATTGCATACACCGAAGCCCCGCACAACGCGCGCGGCTTAATGCGGCAGCGCTTCCGCTGGTCCTTCGGAATCCTGCAGGCCGTCTATAAGCATCGGCGGGCAACAGTGCGCGAAGGCGCGCTCGGCTGGATCGCCATCCCTAACATCATCATCTTCCAGATCCTGCTGCCGATCGTTTCGCCATTCATCGACATCATGTTCGCCTACGGCGCGCTCAAGTACTGGATCTGGGACCGCCACTTCCATCCCGACACCGCCGACCCGGCAAGTTTCCAGAAGCTGGTAATTTACTTCGCGCTGTTCATGATCATCGACTTCATCGCCTCGACAATCGCTTTCAGCCTTGAGCGTCGCCGCCGCGGCCATGGACATGACTGGTGGCTCCTCGGACAGGTTTGGCTGCAGCGCTTCGCCTACCGCCAGTTGTTCTCGGTAGTCCTGATGAAGACCATCAAGCGCGCTATGGAGGGCGAAAGCTTCGCCTGGGACAAACTCGAACGCCGCGCCACCGTGAAGGCCCAACCCGCGGTACCGGTCGGCGCGGGACGAAATGATTAGTGTTCTCGTTACCCGATGAAACGACTTCCCTTCCGCCAGCATCTATTCTCCTGAGATCTCTCCGTGCTCGAACTAGTCGCCTTTCTACTGAAACACGGCTACACGCTGCTTTTCGCCTGGGTCTTCGGCGAACAGATCGGGCTGCCCATCCCCGCATCACCCGTCCTGCTCGCGGCCGGAGCCCTCGCCGGAACGCAGCGGATGTACTTTTCGGTCGTGCTGGCCGTCAGTCTCGTCGCGGCGCTCAGTTCGGACCTGATCTGGTACGGAATCGGCAAACGAAAAGGCGCGAGCGTGTTGCGTTTGCTGTGCCGCATCTCACTTGAGCCCGATTCATGCGTGCGTCGCACCGAGAGCCTTTACGAGAAGTATGGCGAAAAGTCCCTGCTGTTCGCGAAGTTCGTTCCCGGCCTGAACACCGCTGCGTCACCGGTTGCCGGAATGTTCCAAATGCCACTCGGCCGCTTCCTGCTGTTCGACACGGCCGGCGTTCTTCTCTGGTCAGGGAGTTTCATTGGAATGGGTTGGCTTTTCAGCAATCAACTTGAGAACGTCGCATTCTACTTTCGACGGCTCGGATTCTGGCTGGTGCTGCTGCTTGGGATGACTCTGGCTGCTTACATCTTGCAGAAGTATGAGGACCGGCGCCGCTTCCTGAAGTCGCTTGCGAAAGACCGCATCACCGTCGACCAACTGAAAGGAATGCTCGATCGCGGTCACCCGGTCACGATTATCGATCTCCGCCACGCCCTCGATGCCCTGCCCGACCCCCGTACCCTGCCCGGCGCACTGCGAATGGAACCGAGCGAACTCCGCGCGCGCCAAATGGAAATACCCCGCGACCGCGGCGTCGTACTCTATTGCACTTGACCCAACGAAGCCACGAGCGCCCGGGTGGCGCTCGAATTACGGCGGTTAGGCATCACTGACGTTCATCCGCTGGAAGGCGGCTGGCACGAGTGGAAGTCCAAGGGCTACCCGCTTCAACATCCAGGAGAACTGGGCGCGACCGCGTAATTACCCGATTTCCAGGTTCTCCCCGAGCGCGTGGTCATAAATCACTCTCGGCTCGGTACTCTGGACGGCGGAGAAGTTCACCACTGGCGGCGTAGGTTCGACGCTCCGAATCCCCCATATATCTTTCGAGTACTCGGCAATCGTCCGGTCGCTGGAGAAGTAGTGCGACCGCGCGGTGTTGAGGATCGCCTTCCTTTGCCAGGTTTTCTGGTCGAGGTAGTCGCACTCGATTTCGCCGTTTGTATACACGTATGACGACAGGTCGGCAATATGGAAGAAGCGGTCTCCGCGGTTTACCAGCTCGTCGAAGATCCAGCGGAACAGTCCTGGCTCGTGCTTCGAAAACCGGTCGTTGGTGAACGAGTCCAGCACGCGTTTAATATGCAGATCCTTCTCGTACATCTCGCGCGGATTGTAGACACCGTTCTTCTGCATCGACAGAATCTCTTCCGCGCGCAGCCCGAAGATGTAGATGTTCTCTTCCCCGACAGCTTCCGCGATTTCTATGTTCGCCCCGTCCCACGTCGCGATGGTCAGAGCTCCATTCATCGTGAGCTTCATATTGCCGGTGCCGCTGGCTTCCATGCCTGCCGTCGAAATCTGCTCGCTCAGGTCCGCCGCCGGAATAATCGTCTCCGCCAGTGATACGCGATAATCCGGCAGGAAGGTCACCTTCAGCCGGTCCTTCACCCGAGGATCGTCGTTCACAACCTCGGCGACATTGTGGATCAGCTTGATGATCTGCTTCGCCGCCCAGTATCCCGGCGCCGCCTTGCCCGCGAACACGACCGTGCGCGGAACCGCGATCTCCTCGCCGTCCTCAACAACCCGCAGGTAATCCGCAATGACACGCAGAACGTTGAGCAGTTGTCGCTTGTACTCGTGAATACGCTTGATCTGCACGTCGAACAGCGCGTCGGGGTCCGCCTTCACGCCGGTCTGCTCGTGAATAATTCGCGCCAGGCGAACCTTGTTCTTGCGCTTCACATCGGCGAATTTTGACTGGAATCCGGCATCGTTCGCGAACTCTTCCAGTCGCCGCAACTCGCCTAACTCCACAATCCACTTCTCGCCAATTGTTTCGGACAGCAGCTTGGAAAGCCCAGGGTTTGCCTTCAGCAGCCAACGACGGGGCGCGACGCCATTCGTCTTGTTGCTGAACTTGTCGGGCCACAGCTGCGCGAAATCCGGCACAAGAGTCTTCTCAAGTAGTTCGCTGTGCAGCTTCGAGACACCATTCACAGCGTGAGAGCCGACGATCGCCAGGTGCGACATCTTCACCTGCTTCTCAAAACCTTCCTCGATGATCGACATGCGCCGGATCTTCTCGCCGTCAACCCACGAATACGCATGCAGGCTCTTCAGGAACTGGTAATTGATCCCGAAGATGATCTGCATATGCCGCGGCAGTACGCGCTCCATCAGCGACACGGACCAACGCTCCAGGGCCTCCGGCAGCAGCGTGTGATTCGTATACGCACACGTTGCCCGCGTGATTTCCCACGCGTAGTTCCACTCGAGATTGTGCTCGTCCACCAGCACGCGCATCAGCTCCGCCACCGCCAGCGCCGGATGCGTGTCGTTCATCTGGATCGCCACTTTTCCGGGAAAATGATCGAAGTTGGAGTGATCCTGCAGATAGCGCCGCACGATATCGCGCACCGCACACGCCACCAGGAAGTACTCCTGCACCAGCCGCAATTCCTTACCCGCCATCACAGAGTCCGACGGATAGAGCACGCGAGAAATGTTTTCCGTCCCAATCTTCTGTTCGATTGCGCGAATGTAGTCGCCGCGGTTGAAGATCTCAATGTCGAAGTCTTCCGACGCGTGTGCCGAAAATAGCCTCAGGAAGTTGACCGTCGTGCCGTTGTATCCAGCCACCGGGACGTCGCTGGGAATTCCCACGACGATCTTGTGATCCAGCCACTCCTGCCGGAAATTCTCTTCCGGGTCGCTCGAGTTCACCACCCGCCCATAGATGGGAATTACTACAGCTTCTTCATTGCGCGGCAACAGGAAGGGCGTTCCGCCCGATTTCCAGCGGTCGGGCTTCTCGCGCTGGAAGCCGTTGACGATCTCCTGCCGGAACAGTCCGTACT encodes:
- a CDS encoding outer-membrane lipoprotein carrier protein LolA; translated protein: MKRKIITALFLTILCTVAVAQANPQLESVLNSMDRAASDMKTVQTDFVWDQYTAVVKEHDFQDGTMYFRRNGNNVEMAATITKPEIKHILFTNGVVQIYEPKIEQVTKYNAGKNRDTFESFLVLGFGGRGHDLEKSFDVKYGGPETVSGVATQKLVLTPKSEKIRDMFQTITLWIDPARGISVQQKFESSSGDYRLATYKNIKIKGKLPDDIFKLHTTGKTRVVTPQG
- a CDS encoding glycosyltransferase family 39 protein, translated to MRELLRKNSRFFLLLTPAALLFRLYFALYIPCLSAGDTYTYANIARTLLNYHVYGMSGDNGSYYATLIRLPGYPYFLALMFRFFGQDNWRAVMILHAFIDTATCFVIAAIARRIINERAAKIAFVLAAFCPFTANYAGTVLTETLTIFCTSLAFLFAIIAFDEKRLGPMVGCGAALAYGILLRPDTGWLLGSIGLFMLLRMWVIPGERKFLFRAGVVVLAVSLVPLVPWTIRNWRVFHVFQPLVNPAALDPGETEPAGLDRWMSTWIVDYSSLEDVAFHVTGEAIPFENIPERAFADAQEKAEVQQLIARYNEHYEVPPDVDAAFGRIADRHIREHPIQYRVIIPLLKVADIWLRPRTEMLPIDTHWWRFSVDPHDSSWAVALMLLNFAFVAAAIMGMLRGPQMRYIGMFLMYMLVRTLLLGYMGEVEDRYTLECFPCLFILGARYLAGWGQQSALSTEHSVDEEIAKPLAIGN
- a CDS encoding glycosyltransferase translates to MSKPVFFDPEGKRRKRIRRILDVLGVLFTLLAVFFVVTVVSDSDIGQILFPVQKKSYHALLQKERKHPKKIGTHRKTKIAPSQVVLNKDEGIRGAFYVTWDAASFSSLREYIHQIDLLYPEWLHVLTPDGRLQAVTELNQLYNVIDKNGRPRVVDDKLMPYLKAEKAETEVFPMVNNFDPVASVWKENIGSFLSDPGARARFRRQLTTFLASDKYRGLTLDFEAFPLSAQPGYRALIQELASDLHARGMKLYVAVPANNEDFDYSFMSKYADGLILMNYDQHYPGYPGGVPGPIAGQDWFINNLKAALKVIPQDKIICAIGNYGYDWIVHKDQKPFDGNAHNVSVQDAWLEAHDSEADIDFDPDQLNPHFSYLDEDNTKHEVWYLDAVTALNEMRAARHLGITTFALWRLGSEDRALWQIWDKPMDPNAVDKLRVMPPGQDVDLEGAGEVLQIEAQPSEGSRELDVDKDTGYVTDQRITELPLPYRLGEYGGSDKKKVAITFDDGPDPQWTPRILDILKKEHATATFFIIGSEAQNNMRLLRRIYDEGNEIGNHTFLHPDISDVSKTYMKVELNLTERLFAGVLGIKTRLFRPPYSIDQEPDTEDQVRPLELTQSLGYLTIGDKIDPNDWHDNPRQSAEQVTASVMSQLGNGNIILLHDGGGDRSQTVRALPMIIEGLRARGYEIVPVSELLGKTREQVMPTVKGADRFWAQIDLVGFLLGNFLNTLIVAVFFVGDILMTGRLVGVGALAIFDRFRRRGQGKARDAAGYEPDVAVLIPAYNEEKVIERTIRAVLDSDYTRLRAIVIDDGSTDRTYEVVNDSFAPEIAAGRVTLLTQPNGGKARALNCGLQHVTEEIFVGIDADTVIAPDAIGYLVPNFIDPKLGALAGNAKVGNKINLWTRWQALEYITSQNFERRALNTFSAVSVVPGAIGAWRTEAVRECGGYHVDTVAEDADLTMALLQAGYKVEYEDRAIAYTEAPHNARGLMRQRFRWSFGILQAVYKHRRATVREGALGWIAIPNIIIFQILLPIVSPFIDIMFAYGALKYWIWDRHFHPDTADPASFQKLVIYFALFMIIDFIASTIAFSLERRRRGHGHDWWLLGQVWLQRFAYRQLFSVVLMKTIKRAMEGESFAWDKLERRATVKAQPAVPVGAGRND
- a CDS encoding VTT domain-containing protein codes for the protein MLELVAFLLKHGYTLLFAWVFGEQIGLPIPASPVLLAAGALAGTQRMYFSVVLAVSLVAALSSDLIWYGIGKRKGASVLRLLCRISLEPDSCVRRTESLYEKYGEKSLLFAKFVPGLNTAASPVAGMFQMPLGRFLLFDTAGVLLWSGSFIGMGWLFSNQLENVAFYFRRLGFWLVLLLGMTLAAYILQKYEDRRRFLKSLAKDRITVDQLKGMLDRGHPVTIIDLRHALDALPDPRTLPGALRMEPSELRARQMEIPRDRGVVLYCT
- a CDS encoding glycogen/starch/alpha-glucan phosphorylase — encoded protein: MSATNYLNQVRPADVLRDAIDFHLRYTFVREGVPEVPAEVLPALSLAIRDQLVDRMLETERRYRNAGAKRLYYLSMEFLMGRLVGDAMCNLRLEELARQVLAEKKINLDEVLESEPDAGLGNGGLGRLAACFLESLATMNMPGFGYGIDYEYGLFRQEIVNGFQREKPDRWKSGGTPFLLPRNEEAVVIPIYGRVVNSSDPEENFRQEWLDHKIVVGIPSDVPVAGYNGTTVNFLRLFSAHASEDFDIEIFNRGDYIRAIEQKIGTENISRVLYPSDSVMAGKELRLVQEYFLVACAVRDIVRRYLQDHSNFDHFPGKVAIQMNDTHPALAVAELMRVLVDEHNLEWNYAWEITRATCAYTNHTLLPEALERWSVSLMERVLPRHMQIIFGINYQFLKSLHAYSWVDGEKIRRMSIIEEGFEKQVKMSHLAIVGSHAVNGVSKLHSELLEKTLVPDFAQLWPDKFSNKTNGVAPRRWLLKANPGLSKLLSETIGEKWIVELGELRRLEEFANDAGFQSKFADVKRKNKVRLARIIHEQTGVKADPDALFDVQIKRIHEYKRQLLNVLRVIADYLRVVEDGEEIAVPRTVVFAGKAAPGYWAAKQIIKLIHNVAEVVNDDPRVKDRLKVTFLPDYRVSLAETIIPAADLSEQISTAGMEASGTGNMKLTMNGALTIATWDGANIEIAEAVGEENIYIFGLRAEEILSMQKNGVYNPREMYEKDLHIKRVLDSFTNDRFSKHEPGLFRWIFDELVNRGDRFFHIADLSSYVYTNGEIECDYLDQKTWQRKAILNTARSHYFSSDRTIAEYSKDIWGIRSVEPTPPVVNFSAVQSTEPRVIYDHALGENLEIG